The following coding sequences lie in one Paracidovorax avenae genomic window:
- a CDS encoding iron-containing redox enzyme family protein: MRTSTLIAPTPDAADHRPAPRRTPTHAPVRAPEGPFQSLHTALHQTAPTPESRRQGAALLRDTLARADLPPASLPERPEDLHDWMAASHAAVSAQYGEYLAARRAGGGRRYFRNRAHALHFLRAVAPTKLVDGSWLYGVLRHARNPRMAELVRTYLEELGDGAPDKNHVLLYRQLLSRYGLSQGPALPDALYEQGAVQLALAWNAEEFLPEVIGFNLGYEQLPLHLLVTSYELNELGIDPYYFTLHVTVDNADTGHARQACDAVLALLPRHGDPQAFWQRVRDGARLGDVGLGTTRVIADFDIRAEVVRIFQAKCGAGQGMHSDYCKVAGRSVNDWLSAPEGMDAFLEALVQANWIQPGRPVAESRFWGLLQGPRSEMFGVFSPYELQVIHDWIRGDEASADGQAYFEPASANETRRRPTFRALQRARKSDAGAAGSADVLDPDLVAFKERLNTLDADAQFDALVTAMSPSEHWTPVGLYATRRFVASHP, from the coding sequence ATGAGAACCTCCACGCTGATCGCCCCCACGCCCGACGCCGCGGACCACCGTCCTGCCCCCCGACGAACACCGACTCACGCACCCGTGCGCGCCCCGGAAGGGCCCTTCCAGTCGCTGCACACCGCGCTGCACCAGACAGCCCCCACGCCCGAGTCACGGCGACAGGGCGCCGCACTGCTGCGCGATACGCTGGCGCGTGCCGACCTGCCGCCGGCCTCGCTGCCCGAACGCCCCGAGGATCTGCACGACTGGATGGCCGCGAGCCATGCCGCCGTGTCTGCGCAATATGGCGAATACCTTGCTGCGCGGCGCGCGGGCGGAGGCCGGCGGTATTTCCGCAACCGTGCGCATGCGCTGCACTTCCTGCGGGCCGTGGCACCGACCAAGCTGGTGGACGGCAGCTGGCTCTACGGCGTGCTGCGCCACGCGCGCAATCCGCGCATGGCCGAACTGGTGCGCACCTACCTGGAGGAACTCGGCGACGGCGCACCTGACAAGAACCACGTGCTGCTCTACCGCCAGCTGCTGTCGCGCTATGGCCTGTCGCAAGGGCCCGCGCTGCCCGACGCGCTCTACGAACAGGGCGCGGTACAGCTCGCGCTGGCGTGGAACGCCGAAGAGTTCCTGCCCGAAGTCATCGGCTTCAACCTGGGCTATGAACAGCTTCCTCTGCACCTGCTGGTCACGTCGTACGAACTCAACGAGCTCGGCATCGATCCGTACTATTTCACGCTGCACGTGACGGTGGACAACGCCGACACCGGGCATGCGCGGCAGGCCTGCGACGCCGTCCTGGCCCTGCTGCCGCGCCATGGCGATCCCCAGGCCTTCTGGCAACGCGTGCGCGATGGCGCGCGCCTGGGCGATGTGGGCCTGGGCACCACGCGCGTGATCGCGGACTTCGACATCCGCGCCGAAGTGGTGCGCATCTTCCAGGCCAAGTGCGGCGCCGGCCAGGGCATGCATTCGGACTACTGCAAGGTGGCCGGCCGCAGCGTGAACGACTGGCTGTCGGCGCCCGAGGGCATGGATGCCTTCCTGGAAGCGCTGGTGCAGGCGAACTGGATCCAACCCGGCCGCCCGGTGGCGGAAAGCCGCTTCTGGGGCCTGCTGCAGGGGCCGCGCTCGGAGATGTTCGGCGTGTTCTCGCCCTACGAGTTGCAGGTGATCCACGACTGGATCCGTGGCGATGAGGCGAGCGCCGATGGCCAGGCGTACTTCGAGCCTGCCTCCGCCAACGAAACGCGCCGCCGCCCCACCTTCCGTGCGCTGCAGCGTGCGCGCAAGAGCGATGCGGGCGCGGCAGGATCGGCAGACGTGCTCGATCCGGATCTGGTGGCTTTCAAGGAACGGCTGAACACGCTGGACGCCGATGCCCAGTTCGATGCGCTGGTGACGGCCATGTCGCCCTCGGAGCACTGGACGCCGGTGGGACTGTACGCCACGCGCCGTTTCGTGGCATCGCATCCCTGA
- a CDS encoding XdhC family protein produces MTHESAPELRVARTLHDWRAAGRHAVLATVLRTWGSSPRPVGSWMALRDDGLIEGSVSGGCIEDDLLQRCLPGAAQWAGRPPERVRYGLSADEAHRFGLPCGGTLELLLEYDPDTLWLRRLVQWLQERRVVWRHLRCADGAVTLSTENLAAPVQGAPSLLDHGDTLAQRLGPSHRMLLIGAGALAQCLAAMAIPCGFAVGVCDPREEHRMGWNLPGVELVDGMPDDAVLAMGMDARTCVIALTHDPKLDDLALLEALQGDAFYVGAIGSAATTAARRQRLREHFGIGEDALARLRGPIGLAIGSRTPPEIAVSVLAEVLAAKNGAMLPAASRMTEAALIHGDAAVGAACGRTLHGGAAAA; encoded by the coding sequence GTGACGCACGAATCCGCACCCGAATTGCGCGTGGCCCGCACGCTGCACGACTGGCGCGCCGCCGGCCGCCACGCCGTGCTCGCTACCGTGTTGCGTACCTGGGGCTCGTCGCCGCGGCCCGTGGGCTCGTGGATGGCGCTGCGGGACGACGGCCTGATCGAAGGCTCGGTGTCCGGCGGCTGCATCGAGGACGACCTGCTGCAGCGCTGCCTGCCGGGCGCTGCGCAGTGGGCCGGGCGACCGCCCGAGCGCGTGCGCTACGGGCTCAGCGCCGACGAGGCGCACCGCTTCGGCCTGCCGTGCGGCGGCACGCTGGAGCTGCTGCTCGAGTACGACCCCGACACGCTGTGGCTGCGGCGCCTCGTCCAGTGGCTGCAGGAGCGCCGCGTGGTATGGCGGCACCTGCGCTGCGCGGACGGTGCGGTAACGCTCTCGACCGAGAACCTCGCCGCGCCCGTGCAGGGCGCGCCCTCGCTGCTCGACCATGGCGACACGCTGGCGCAGCGCCTGGGGCCCTCGCACCGCATGCTGCTCATCGGCGCGGGGGCACTCGCGCAGTGCCTCGCGGCGATGGCGATTCCCTGCGGCTTCGCGGTGGGCGTCTGCGACCCGCGCGAGGAGCACCGGATGGGCTGGAACCTGCCCGGCGTGGAACTCGTCGACGGGATGCCCGACGATGCCGTGCTGGCGATGGGCATGGACGCGCGCACCTGCGTCATCGCGCTCACCCACGATCCGAAGCTGGACGATCTCGCGCTGCTGGAAGCCCTGCAGGGCGACGCGTTCTACGTGGGCGCGATCGGGTCGGCTGCCACCACGGCGGCGCGGCGGCAGCGGCTGCGCGAGCATTTCGGCATCGGCGAGGACGCGCTCGCGCGCCTGCGCGGGCCCATCGGCCTGGCGATCGGCAGCCGCACGCCGCCGGAGATCGCCGTGAGCGTGCTGGCCGAGGTGCTCGCGGCGAAGAACGGCGCCATGCTGCCTGCCGCGTCGCGCATGACCGAAGCCGCACTCATCCATGGCGATGCCGCCGTGGGCGCGGCCTGCGGCCGGACACTCCACGGTGGCGCAGCGGCCGCCTGA
- a CDS encoding xanthine dehydrogenase family protein molybdopterin-binding subunit codes for MNAPMPNEAADRAQAGQQPRADAGTGPVKLGMPVSRVDGRLKVTGRARYAAEHHDEGMAFGVVVNSSIAKGRILRMRLERARAVPGVLDIITHENRPEVRSMDLFYKDMTAPGGSPFKPLLDDVVRYSGQPVALVVACTFEAARCAASLVEIDYEVEHHETHLLRHLGRARDPSRMKAGYSPPPKPSGDADGAFERAPVKIEAEYYSGVEHHNPMEMHASTVLRAEDGHLTIYDKTQSPQNSRWLVSRVFGLGGDEVTVRNPFVGGAFGSGLRPQYQLVLAVMAALHLQCSVRVVLTRQQMFTFGHRPETWQRLKLAADRDGTLRAIVHEAVAETSRMEDYVEVVVNWSGQLYRCDNVRLGYRLVPLDQYTPIDMRAPGAAHGVHALEVAMDELAYALRMDPLALRLKNYADRDASKDLPFSTKELRACYGLGAARFGWDGRPVEPRSMREGRELVGWGMATGTWDAMQMFARVRAVLHADGRLEVSSAASDIGTGTYTVMSMIAAEAMGLPLENVTFRLGDSTLPVAPIEGGSSHVATVGSAVEGACEKLRRLLWALAQRTRGSGFERTLLRDVEFVDGRLRRRGAPVHDRGMAFTDILAAQGRSQVEARYLLLPNVLKQKNYVRATHSAVFCEVKVDEELGTVRVTRVVSAIAAGRILSAKTAHSQITGGVVWGISQALHEETQTDHALGRFMNHNYAEYHIASNADTPPIDVIFVQEDDRIVSRLGAKGVGEIGIVGVAAAVCNAIFHATGRRVRSTPMTPDKVMRPAAGATPQPMEHVPAGVVAQAMDAPQ; via the coding sequence ATGAACGCACCGATGCCGAACGAAGCGGCGGACCGCGCGCAGGCGGGGCAGCAGCCCCGCGCCGACGCCGGCACCGGGCCGGTGAAACTGGGCATGCCCGTCTCGCGCGTGGACGGGCGCCTGAAGGTGACGGGCCGGGCGCGCTATGCGGCCGAGCACCACGACGAGGGCATGGCCTTCGGCGTGGTGGTCAACAGCAGCATCGCCAAAGGCCGCATCCTGCGCATGCGCCTCGAGCGTGCCCGCGCGGTGCCGGGCGTGCTGGACATCATCACGCACGAGAACCGCCCGGAGGTCCGCTCCATGGACCTGTTCTACAAGGACATGACGGCCCCCGGTGGCTCGCCCTTCAAGCCGTTGCTGGACGACGTGGTGCGCTACAGCGGCCAGCCCGTCGCGCTGGTGGTGGCCTGCACGTTCGAGGCGGCGCGCTGCGCGGCGTCGCTGGTGGAGATCGACTACGAGGTGGAGCACCACGAGACGCACCTGCTGCGCCACCTGGGCCGTGCGCGGGACCCCAGCCGCATGAAGGCCGGCTATTCGCCGCCGCCGAAGCCGAGCGGCGATGCCGACGGCGCCTTCGAGCGCGCGCCCGTGAAGATCGAGGCCGAGTACTACAGCGGCGTGGAGCACCACAACCCGATGGAGATGCACGCCTCCACCGTGCTGCGCGCGGAAGACGGCCACCTCACCATCTACGACAAGACCCAGAGCCCGCAGAACAGCCGCTGGCTGGTCTCGCGCGTGTTCGGTCTGGGCGGGGACGAGGTCACGGTGCGCAACCCGTTCGTGGGCGGCGCGTTCGGCTCGGGGCTGCGCCCGCAATACCAGCTCGTGCTCGCCGTGATGGCGGCGCTGCACCTGCAGTGCTCGGTGCGCGTGGTGCTCACGCGCCAGCAGATGTTCACCTTCGGCCACCGGCCCGAGACCTGGCAGCGCCTGAAGCTCGCGGCCGACCGGGACGGGACGCTGCGCGCCATCGTGCACGAGGCGGTGGCTGAGACGTCGCGCATGGAAGACTATGTGGAGGTGGTGGTGAACTGGTCCGGCCAGCTCTACCGCTGCGACAACGTGCGGCTGGGCTATCGCCTCGTGCCGCTGGACCAGTACACGCCCATCGACATGCGCGCACCCGGAGCGGCGCACGGCGTGCATGCGCTCGAGGTCGCCATGGACGAACTGGCCTACGCATTGCGCATGGACCCGCTCGCGCTGCGGCTGAAGAACTACGCCGACCGCGACGCCTCCAAGGACCTGCCGTTCTCCACCAAGGAATTGCGCGCCTGCTACGGCCTGGGCGCGGCCCGCTTCGGCTGGGACGGCCGGCCGGTCGAGCCGCGCTCGATGCGCGAAGGCCGCGAACTCGTGGGCTGGGGCATGGCCACCGGCACCTGGGATGCGATGCAGATGTTCGCCAGGGTGCGCGCGGTGCTGCATGCCGACGGCCGCCTGGAAGTGAGCAGTGCGGCGTCCGACATCGGCACCGGCACGTATACGGTGATGTCGATGATCGCTGCCGAGGCGATGGGCCTGCCGCTGGAGAACGTGACCTTCCGCCTGGGCGACTCCACGCTGCCGGTGGCGCCGATCGAAGGGGGCTCGTCCCACGTGGCCACCGTCGGCTCGGCGGTGGAGGGCGCCTGCGAGAAGCTGCGCCGCCTGCTGTGGGCGCTGGCGCAGCGCACGCGCGGCTCGGGCTTCGAGCGCACGCTGCTGCGCGACGTGGAGTTCGTGGACGGCCGCCTGCGCCGCCGCGGTGCGCCCGTGCATGATCGCGGCATGGCCTTCACCGACATCCTCGCCGCCCAGGGCCGCTCGCAGGTGGAGGCCCGCTACCTGCTGCTGCCCAACGTGCTCAAGCAGAAGAACTACGTGCGCGCCACGCACTCGGCCGTGTTCTGCGAGGTGAAGGTGGACGAGGAACTCGGCACCGTGCGCGTGACCCGCGTGGTGAGCGCGATCGCGGCGGGCCGCATCCTGAGCGCCAAGACGGCGCACAGCCAGATCACCGGCGGGGTGGTGTGGGGCATCAGCCAGGCGCTGCACGAAGAGACGCAGACCGACCATGCGCTGGGCCGGTTCATGAACCACAACTACGCCGAATACCACATCGCATCCAACGCCGACACGCCGCCCATCGACGTGATCTTCGTGCAGGAGGACGACCGCATCGTGAGCCGGCTGGGCGCCAAGGGGGTGGGCGAGATCGGCATCGTCGGCGTGGCCGCGGCGGTGTGCAACGCGATCTTCCATGCCACCGGCCGGCGTGTGCGCTCCACGCCGATGACGCCCGACAAGGTGATGCGGCCTGCGGCCGGCGCAACGCCCCAACCCATGGAACATGTGCCCGCCGGGGTGGTGGCACAGGCGATGGACGCACCGCAGTGA
- a CDS encoding xanthine dehydrogenase family protein subunit M: MRGFDYVPAADTEMALATMPQGMHHASERALPAKFIAGGTNLIDLMKESVMRPRRLVDVGRLPFAGIEEAEGGGVRLGALARNAATAKHPLVRERYPLLAAAILAGASPQIRNMATNGGNLLQRTRCHYFYDVAVPCNKREPGTGCPARDGLARQLAILGTSDHCIATHPSDMCVALAALEAVVHVRSPRGERTIAFADFHRLPGNEPDRDTVLAGDELITHIALPAQGFARHGAYLKVRDRASYAFALVSVAAGLDLGEDGRIRAARIAVGGVAHKPWRVPEAEEALAGREPTAEAFAQAAGRMLQGARGHGAPGGPGDNRFKIELARRAIVRALEMAKGGELTNTGELGAGHVQDAQP; this comes from the coding sequence ATGAGGGGTTTCGACTACGTGCCGGCGGCCGACACCGAGATGGCGCTCGCCACCATGCCGCAGGGCATGCACCATGCGAGCGAGCGGGCGCTGCCCGCGAAGTTCATCGCCGGCGGCACCAACCTCATCGACCTGATGAAGGAGAGCGTGATGCGGCCGCGCCGCCTCGTGGATGTGGGGCGCCTGCCGTTCGCGGGGATCGAGGAGGCCGAGGGCGGCGGCGTGCGCCTGGGTGCGCTGGCCCGCAATGCCGCCACCGCGAAGCATCCGCTGGTGCGCGAGCGCTATCCGCTGCTGGCGGCCGCCATCCTTGCCGGGGCCTCGCCACAGATCCGCAACATGGCCACCAACGGTGGCAACCTGTTGCAGCGCACGCGCTGCCACTATTTCTACGACGTGGCCGTGCCGTGCAACAAGCGCGAGCCCGGCACGGGCTGCCCGGCGCGCGACGGGCTCGCGCGGCAACTGGCCATCCTGGGAACCAGCGACCATTGCATCGCCACGCATCCGTCCGACATGTGCGTGGCCCTGGCGGCACTGGAGGCCGTGGTGCACGTGCGCTCCCCGCGTGGCGAGCGCACCATTGCCTTCGCCGACTTCCACCGGCTGCCCGGCAATGAGCCGGATCGCGACACGGTGCTGGCGGGCGATGAGCTCATCACCCACATCGCCCTGCCGGCGCAGGGCTTCGCGCGGCATGGCGCCTACCTGAAGGTGCGCGACCGCGCTTCGTACGCATTCGCGCTGGTGTCGGTCGCGGCGGGGCTGGACCTGGGCGAGGATGGCCGCATCCGTGCGGCGCGCATTGCCGTGGGCGGCGTGGCACACAAGCCCTGGCGCGTGCCGGAGGCCGAGGAGGCCCTGGCGGGCCGGGAGCCGACGGCCGAGGCGTTCGCGCAGGCGGCCGGGCGGATGCTGCAGGGGGCGCGCGGCCACGGCGCGCCCGGCGGGCCGGGCGACAACCGCTTCAAGATCGAACTGGCCCGCCGGGCCATCGTGCGCGCGCTGGAGATGGCGAAGGGCGGCGAACTCACCAATACCGGCGAACTGGGTGCCGGCCACGTGCAGGACGCGCAACCATGA
- a CDS encoding (2Fe-2S)-binding protein, whose protein sequence is MSSSHPTSVARASGPAESAVSIHAIRLHVNGTPQHLDIPCWATLLDTLRDLLQLTGTKKGCDHGQCGACTVLLDGQRINSCLTLAVMHDGAHITTVEGLAGLQDGAGAGGEAGAASGDARRDSDVLHPLQQAFIDHDAFQCGYCTPGQLCSAAGLLNEGGVRTADDIRERMSGNLCRCGAYPQIVQAVAEVAGVPLRGPERPSAHAVQATPQSRPAPAGEEAA, encoded by the coding sequence ATGTCATCCAGCCACCCCACGTCGGTCGCCCGCGCCAGCGGTCCGGCCGAATCCGCCGTGTCGATCCACGCCATACGCCTGCACGTGAACGGAACGCCACAGCACCTCGACATACCCTGCTGGGCCACGTTGCTCGACACGCTGCGCGACCTGCTCCAGCTCACCGGCACGAAGAAGGGCTGCGACCACGGACAGTGCGGTGCCTGCACGGTGCTGTTGGATGGGCAGCGCATCAACAGTTGCCTGACGCTCGCCGTGATGCACGACGGCGCGCACATCACCACCGTGGAGGGCCTCGCCGGCCTGCAGGACGGAGCGGGTGCAGGGGGCGAGGCCGGTGCGGCGTCCGGTGATGCCCGACGCGACTCGGATGTGCTGCATCCTCTGCAGCAGGCCTTCATCGACCACGATGCATTCCAGTGCGGCTACTGCACGCCGGGGCAGCTGTGCTCCGCTGCGGGTCTGCTCAACGAAGGTGGCGTGCGCACGGCCGACGACATCCGCGAGCGCATGAGCGGCAACCTGTGCCGCTGCGGCGCATACCCGCAGATCGTGCAGGCCGTCGCCGAGGTGGCGGGTGTGCCGCTGCGCGGTCCCGAGCGGCCCTCCGCGCACGCAGTGCAGGCCACACCGCAGTCCCGGCCGGCGCCAGCCGGGGAGGAGGCAGCATGA
- a CDS encoding nucleotidyltransferase family protein has product MPSVPPSGLRPPSTVPAGHPDAGAAPVVAGVILAAGASSRFGSDKRRALLPGGTPLLAAVAGSFARVFVRTAVVMPPHDDFGLELCARLGLDAVPNERCSEGQGTSLAAAMHWALAQPHLQAVVVGLADMPWVRDDTLAALRDALVQSPGEPAMPLWQGRPGNPRGIPRRYFAPLAQASGAQAAAHRIAWDAARTVAVDDPGILRDVDTPADLAGGAEDMRRPCDGTSA; this is encoded by the coding sequence ATGCCTTCCGTGCCCCCATCCGGCCTGCGTCCGCCCTCCACCGTTCCTGCCGGGCATCCGGATGCAGGGGCCGCACCCGTGGTGGCCGGCGTCATCCTGGCAGCCGGCGCATCGTCGCGCTTCGGCAGCGACAAGCGCCGCGCCCTGCTGCCGGGCGGCACGCCACTGCTCGCCGCCGTGGCCGGGTCTTTCGCCCGCGTCTTCGTGCGGACCGCCGTGGTCATGCCCCCCCATGACGACTTCGGCCTGGAACTCTGCGCACGCCTCGGGCTCGACGCCGTGCCGAACGAGCGCTGCAGCGAAGGCCAGGGCACCTCGCTCGCGGCAGCCATGCACTGGGCGCTGGCACAGCCCCACCTGCAGGCCGTGGTGGTCGGCCTGGCGGACATGCCCTGGGTGCGCGACGACACGCTGGCGGCGCTGCGCGATGCGCTGGTGCAGTCCCCCGGAGAACCCGCGATGCCGCTCTGGCAGGGCCGCCCGGGCAATCCGCGCGGCATTCCACGGCGGTATTTCGCGCCCCTGGCACAGGCCAGCGGCGCGCAGGCGGCCGCGCACCGCATCGCGTGGGATGCGGCACGTACCGTCGCGGTGGATGACCCGGGCATCCTGCGCGACGTGGATACGCCGGCCGATCTGGCCGGCGGTGCGGAGGATATGCGCCGCCCCTGCGACGGCACGAGCGCGTGA
- a CDS encoding NAD(P)H-dependent oxidoreductase, giving the protein MELLDVLQWRYATKKMDPSRAVPQDKVDRIVEAARLAPTSSGLQPFEVIVVTNPDVRARIREVAWNQAQVTDGSHLLVFAAWDDYTAERINAMFDYTNEVRGFRNEGWENYRNMLLGSYPQRGAEVNFQHAARQAYIGFGAALIAAAAEQVDSTPMEGFQPEAVDEILGLRARGLRSVTLLPLGYRQPEGDWLVNLEKVRRPRGQFVTEVR; this is encoded by the coding sequence ATGGAATTGCTCGACGTGCTGCAGTGGCGCTACGCCACGAAGAAGATGGACCCCTCCCGCGCCGTGCCGCAGGACAAGGTGGACCGCATCGTGGAGGCGGCCCGGCTGGCGCCCACCTCCAGCGGCCTGCAGCCCTTCGAGGTCATCGTGGTGACGAACCCCGACGTGCGCGCCCGCATCCGCGAGGTGGCGTGGAACCAGGCCCAGGTGACGGACGGGTCGCACCTGCTGGTGTTCGCGGCCTGGGACGACTACACGGCCGAGCGCATCAATGCGATGTTCGACTACACCAACGAAGTGCGCGGCTTCCGCAACGAAGGCTGGGAGAACTACCGCAACATGCTGCTGGGTTCGTACCCGCAGCGCGGCGCGGAGGTGAACTTCCAGCATGCCGCACGGCAGGCCTACATCGGCTTCGGCGCAGCACTGATCGCCGCTGCCGCCGAGCAGGTGGACAGCACGCCCATGGAAGGCTTCCAGCCCGAGGCGGTGGACGAGATCCTGGGCCTGCGCGCGCGCGGGCTGCGCAGCGTCACCCTCCTGCCGCTGGGCTACCGCCAGCCCGAGGGCGACTGGCTGGTCAACCTGGAGAAGGTGCGCCGCCCGCGCGGCCAGTTCGTTACGGAAGTGCGCTGA